Proteins from a genomic interval of Pseudomonas silesiensis:
- the mgrA gene encoding L-glyceraldehyde 3-phosphate reductase produces MTYTAAENRYDSIPYRRVGRSGLVLPALSLGLWHNFGDSTPIDTQRALLRTAFDLGINHFDLANNYGPPYGSAEINFGRLLREDFKQYRDELIISSKAGWDMWAGPYGQGGGSRKYVLASLDQSLQRLGLDYVDIFYSHRFDPDTPLEETASALASAVQQGKALYIGISSYSGVKTREMATLLKEWKVPLLIHQPAYNLLNRWVEKDLLDTTDELGTGVIAFTPLAQGLLTDKYLNGVPADARVNRPGGGSLQASHLSEANIAHVRALNEIALRRGQSLAQLALAWTLRDPRVTSALIGASRPEQIIENVGALQNLSFSSQELAEIDRFAQEGGVNLWEKPSTAE; encoded by the coding sequence ATGACCTACACAGCTGCCGAAAACCGCTACGACTCCATCCCTTACCGCCGCGTGGGTCGCAGCGGGCTGGTGCTGCCGGCACTGTCCCTGGGCCTGTGGCACAACTTCGGCGACAGCACGCCGATCGATACCCAGCGCGCCCTGTTGCGCACAGCGTTCGACCTGGGCATCAACCACTTCGACCTGGCCAACAACTATGGACCGCCGTACGGCAGCGCCGAGATCAACTTCGGTCGCTTGTTACGCGAAGACTTCAAGCAGTACCGTGACGAGTTGATCATCTCGAGCAAGGCCGGTTGGGACATGTGGGCCGGCCCCTATGGCCAGGGCGGCGGTTCGCGCAAGTACGTGCTGGCCAGCCTGGATCAGAGCCTGCAGCGCCTGGGCCTGGACTACGTGGACATCTTCTATTCCCACCGCTTCGACCCGGATACCCCGCTGGAAGAAACCGCCAGCGCACTGGCTAGCGCGGTGCAGCAGGGCAAGGCGCTGTACATCGGCATCTCGTCGTATTCCGGGGTGAAAACCCGTGAGATGGCGACGTTGCTCAAAGAGTGGAAAGTACCGTTGCTGATTCACCAGCCTGCTTACAATCTGCTTAACCGTTGGGTAGAAAAGGACCTGTTGGACACCACCGACGAACTCGGCACTGGCGTCATTGCCTTCACGCCGCTGGCGCAGGGATTGCTGACCGACAAATACCTCAATGGCGTGCCGGCGGATGCGCGGGTCAATCGTCCGGGCGGTGGTTCGTTGCAGGCGTCTCATCTGTCTGAAGCCAACATCGCGCATGTGCGTGCATTGAATGAAATCGCCCTGCGTCGCGGTCAGAGCCTGGCGCAGTTGGCATTGGCCTGGACGCTGCGAGACCCACGGGTGACTTCGGCGCTGATCGGCGCGAGCCGGCCGGAGCAGATTATCGAGAATGTCGGGGCGTTGCAGAATCTGAGCTTCAGTTCGCAGGAGTTGGCGGAGATTGACCGGTTTGCCCAGGAGGGCGGGGTTAATCTTTGGGAGAAGCCTTCGACGGCTGAATAA
- the tauA gene encoding taurine ABC transporter substrate-binding protein codes for MKLNFPLRLLAAASVAAASFFTQAADVTVAYQTTVDPAKVAQADGAYEKATNAEIDWRKFDNGADIIAAIASGDVQIGYLGSSPLTAAITRKVPVETFLIATQIGAAEALVARDGSGIKTPQDLIGKKIAVPFVSTGHYSLLAALKHWNIDPSKVTVLNLAPPAIIAAWKRGDIDATYVWDPALGVAKENGKVLITSGELAKFGAPTFDAWIVRKDFAEKHPEIVTAFAKVTLDAYADYRKDPQAWLANQSNVDKLVKLSGAKASDIPLLLQGNVYPLAADQVISLGAPTTKAITDTATFLKEQGKVEAVLPDYAPYVSAKYITN; via the coding sequence ATGAAACTGAATTTCCCCCTTCGCCTCCTGGCGGCCGCATCCGTGGCTGCGGCGAGTTTCTTCACCCAGGCCGCCGACGTCACCGTCGCCTACCAGACCACCGTTGACCCGGCCAAAGTCGCCCAGGCCGACGGCGCCTACGAAAAAGCCACCAACGCCGAAATCGATTGGCGCAAATTCGACAACGGGGCCGACATTATCGCCGCCATCGCTTCCGGCGACGTCCAGATCGGCTACCTCGGCTCGAGCCCCCTGACGGCAGCAATTACCCGCAAAGTCCCGGTGGAAACCTTCCTCATCGCCACCCAGATCGGCGCCGCCGAAGCCCTGGTCGCCCGCGACGGTTCCGGGATCAAGACCCCGCAGGACCTGATCGGCAAGAAAATCGCCGTGCCATTCGTTTCCACCGGCCACTACAGCCTGCTCGCCGCGCTCAAGCACTGGAACATCGATCCCTCGAAAGTCACCGTGCTCAATCTCGCACCGCCGGCAATCATCGCGGCATGGAAACGTGGTGACATCGACGCCACCTACGTCTGGGACCCCGCGCTCGGTGTGGCCAAGGAAAATGGCAAAGTGCTGATCACCTCCGGCGAGCTAGCCAAGTTCGGCGCACCAACATTCGATGCCTGGATCGTGCGCAAGGACTTCGCCGAGAAGCACCCGGAAATCGTCACCGCATTCGCCAAAGTGACCCTCGATGCCTACGCCGATTACCGCAAAGACCCGCAAGCCTGGCTCGCCAACCAAAGCAACGTCGACAAGCTGGTAAAACTGTCTGGCGCCAAGGCCAGTGATATTCCATTGCTGCTGCAAGGCAACGTCTACCCGCTGGCGGCGGATCAGGTGATCAGCCTCGGCGCGCCGACCACCAAGGCCATCACCGACACCGCCACATTTCTCAAGGAACAAGGCAAGGTCGAAGCCGTACTGCCGGACTACGCCCCCTACGTCAGCGCCAAATACATCACCAACTGA
- the tauB gene encoding taurine ABC transporter ATP-binding subunit yields MALLQLERISAQYPGSPEPVLADISLSLGPQQLLVALGPSGSGKTSLLNLIAGFVEPSAGRITLDGVPVKGPSAERGVVFQDDALLPWQDVLANVGFGLELAGASRDKREIRAREMLALVDLSGFESRRIWQLSGGQKQRVGLARALAADPRVLLMDEPFGALDAFTREQMQELLLQVWQRTAKPVFLITHDIEEAVFLATDLILLAPNPGQIVERLCLDFGQRYAAGESARAIKSDPRFIETREHVLAKVFSQRSTTQRQERA; encoded by the coding sequence ATGGCTTTGCTTCAGCTGGAGCGCATCAGCGCACAGTACCCAGGTAGCCCGGAACCTGTGCTGGCGGATATATCCTTGAGCCTTGGGCCCCAGCAATTGCTGGTCGCCCTCGGCCCCTCCGGCAGTGGCAAGACTTCGCTGTTGAACCTGATTGCCGGTTTCGTCGAACCCAGCGCCGGACGCATCACGCTTGATGGCGTGCCCGTCAAAGGCCCGAGCGCCGAACGTGGCGTAGTGTTCCAGGACGATGCCCTCCTGCCTTGGCAGGACGTGCTGGCCAACGTCGGATTCGGCCTGGAACTGGCCGGTGCTTCCCGGGACAAACGCGAAATCCGCGCCCGGGAAATGCTTGCGCTGGTGGATCTTTCCGGTTTCGAGAGCCGTCGAATCTGGCAACTCTCGGGCGGCCAGAAGCAACGTGTCGGCCTCGCCCGCGCGCTCGCCGCCGATCCTCGCGTGCTGCTGATGGACGAACCCTTCGGCGCCCTGGATGCCTTCACCCGTGAACAGATGCAGGAGCTGCTGCTGCAAGTCTGGCAGCGCACCGCCAAACCGGTGTTCCTGATTACCCACGACATTGAAGAAGCGGTGTTCCTCGCCACCGACCTGATTCTGCTGGCGCCAAACCCCGGGCAAATCGTCGAGCGCCTGTGCCTGGATTTCGGCCAGCGTTATGCCGCCGGTGAATCGGCACGGGCAATCAAGTCCGACCCGCGCTTTATTGAAACCCGTGAACATGTGCTGGCCAAAGTGTTCTCCCAACGCAGCACCACCCAGCGGCAGGAGCGCGCATGA
- the tcyN gene encoding L-cystine ABC transporter ATP-binding protein TcyN translates to MIVVEKLTKQFKGQVVLNGIDLQVKEGEVVAIIGPSGSGKTTFLRCLNFLEEPTSGRIKVGDIEIDGSRPLNQQQSLVRRLRQHVGFVFQNFNLFPHRTALENVIEGPIIVKKMPQAEAIALGKKLMARVGLAGKEDAYPRRLSGGQQQRVAIARALAMEPEVILFDEPTSALDPELVGEVLATIRSLAEERRTMVIVTHEMGFARDVANRVVFFDKGVIVEQGEAKALFANPKEERTKQFLSKFLNNAHS, encoded by the coding sequence ATGATTGTCGTGGAAAAACTGACAAAGCAGTTCAAGGGTCAAGTGGTGCTCAACGGCATCGATCTGCAAGTGAAGGAAGGCGAGGTGGTGGCGATCATCGGGCCTAGCGGCTCGGGTAAAACCACCTTCCTGCGTTGCCTGAACTTCCTGGAGGAACCCACCAGCGGCCGGATCAAGGTCGGTGACATCGAGATCGATGGCAGCCGCCCCTTGAACCAGCAGCAGAGCCTGGTGCGTCGCCTGCGGCAGCACGTGGGCTTCGTGTTCCAGAACTTCAACCTGTTCCCCCATCGGACCGCGCTGGAAAACGTCATCGAAGGCCCGATCATCGTGAAAAAAATGCCCCAGGCCGAAGCCATTGCCTTGGGTAAAAAACTGATGGCCAGGGTCGGTCTGGCGGGCAAGGAAGACGCTTATCCGCGTCGCTTGTCCGGTGGCCAGCAACAGCGTGTGGCCATTGCCCGTGCGCTGGCGATGGAGCCGGAAGTGATTCTGTTCGACGAACCAACCTCGGCCCTCGACCCCGAGTTGGTCGGCGAAGTACTGGCGACCATCCGCAGCCTGGCTGAAGAAAGACGCACCATGGTCATCGTCACCCACGAAATGGGGTTCGCCCGGGACGTGGCCAACCGTGTGGTCTTTTTCGATAAAGGGGTGATCGTCGAGCAAGGCGAAGCCAAGGCATTGTTTGCCAACCCGAAAGAAGAACGGACGAAACAGTTTCTCAGCAAATTTCTGAATAACGCCCACTCCTGA
- the epsC gene encoding serine O-acetyltransferase EpsC, producing the protein MSERSSHWQLQTIVSQLRSARDEWRAQNGRASGEQGGRELPSRAAMAEILEALCGALFPMRLGPVDLREESEDFYVGHTLDVALNALLAQARLELRYAARHGARGETEVEARTIQIIQDFALALPGLRSLLDTDVLAAYHGDPAARSVDEVLLCYPGILAVIHHRLAHHLYRAGLPLLARISAEIAHSATGIDIHPGAQIGRSFFIDHGTGVVIGETAIIGERVRIYQAVTLGAKRFPADEDGQLQKGQPRHPIVEDDVVIYAGATILGRITIGKGSTIGGNVWLTRSVPAGSNLTQANLQHDDGTQK; encoded by the coding sequence GTGAGCGAGCGTTCCAGCCATTGGCAATTGCAGACCATCGTCAGTCAGCTGCGTTCGGCGCGTGACGAATGGCGTGCTCAAAACGGCCGCGCCAGCGGTGAGCAGGGCGGTCGCGAGTTGCCTTCCCGAGCGGCCATGGCCGAGATTCTTGAAGCCTTGTGCGGCGCGTTGTTTCCGATGCGCCTGGGCCCGGTGGACCTGCGCGAAGAGAGTGAAGACTTCTATGTCGGCCACACGCTGGACGTGGCATTGAATGCGTTGCTGGCCCAGGCGCGACTGGAACTGCGCTACGCCGCCCGCCACGGCGCCCGGGGCGAGACCGAAGTCGAAGCCAGGACCATTCAAATCATTCAAGACTTCGCCCTCGCCCTGCCAGGCTTGCGCAGTCTGTTGGATACCGACGTGCTGGCGGCCTATCACGGCGACCCGGCAGCGCGCAGCGTCGATGAAGTGTTGCTCTGCTACCCGGGAATCCTGGCGGTGATTCACCATCGCCTCGCCCATCACTTGTATCGCGCCGGGCTGCCGCTGCTGGCGCGGATCAGCGCGGAAATCGCTCACTCGGCCACCGGTATCGACATTCATCCCGGGGCGCAGATCGGGCGCAGCTTCTTTATCGATCATGGAACGGGCGTGGTGATCGGCGAAACCGCGATCATCGGCGAGCGGGTACGGATTTATCAGGCCGTGACCCTGGGTGCCAAACGCTTCCCGGCGGATGAGGACGGTCAGTTGCAGAAGGGGCAGCCGCGACATCCGATTGTCGAGGATGATGTGGTGATCTATGCCGGAGCGACCATCCTGGGCCGGATCACCATCGGCAAGGGCTCGACCATTGGCGGCAACGTCTGGCTGACTCGTAGCGTGCCGGCGGGGAGCAATTTGACTCAGGCGAATCTGCAGCATGATGACGGGACGCAGAAGTAG
- the tcyL gene encoding cystine ABC transporter permease gives MEEAFQLALDSLPFLLKGAYYTVILSLGGMFFGLMLGFGLALMRLSRFKLVSWIARIYVSFFRGTPLLVQLFVIYYGLPQLGMELDPLPAALIGFSLNMAAYACEILRSAISSIERGQWEAAASIGMTRAQTLRRAIIPQAMRTALPPLGNSFISLVKDTALAATIQVPELFRQAQLITARTFEVFTMYLAAALIYWILATVLSHLQNKLEERVNRHDQES, from the coding sequence ATGGAAGAAGCTTTCCAACTCGCACTGGACTCCTTGCCCTTCCTGCTCAAAGGGGCCTACTACACGGTCATCTTGAGCCTGGGCGGGATGTTCTTCGGCCTCATGCTGGGCTTCGGCCTGGCACTGATGCGACTGTCGCGCTTCAAGCTGGTGAGCTGGATCGCCCGCATCTACGTGTCGTTCTTTCGCGGTACGCCGTTGCTGGTACAACTGTTCGTGATCTATTACGGCTTGCCGCAGTTGGGCATGGAACTCGATCCGCTGCCGGCGGCCCTGATCGGCTTCTCGCTGAACATGGCCGCTTACGCCTGTGAAATCCTGCGTTCCGCGATCAGCTCCATCGAGCGCGGTCAGTGGGAAGCTGCCGCCAGCATCGGCATGACCCGTGCGCAGACCCTGCGCCGGGCCATCATCCCGCAAGCGATGCGCACCGCATTGCCGCCGCTGGGCAACAGCTTCATTTCGCTGGTCAAGGACACTGCGCTGGCCGCCACCATCCAGGTGCCGGAGCTGTTCCGCCAGGCGCAGCTGATCACAGCACGCACCTTCGAAGTGTTCACCATGTACCTTGCCGCCGCACTGATCTACTGGATTCTGGCCACGGTGCTCTCGCACCTGCAGAACAAGTTGGAAGAGCGGGTCAACCGGCACGACCAGGAGTCCTGA
- a CDS encoding D-cysteine desulfhydrase produces the protein MIKQQLARFDRLDLLGHPTPLEKLERLSTWLGRDLYVKRDDLTPLAMGGNKLRKLEYLAADALAQGADTLITAGALQSNHVRQTAAVAARLGLGCVALLENPLGTEDANYVGNGNRLLLDLFDAKVELVENLDNADEQLEALAARLRSNGKKPYLVPIGGSNALGALGYVRAGLELAEQIKDTGITFAAVVLASGSAGTHSGLALALSEALPQLPVIGVTVSRSDEDQRPKVQGLAERTAKLLDVRLPASFKVELWDEYFGPRYGEPNAGTLAAVKLVASQEGLLLDPVYTGKAMAGLLDGIGRQRFDEGPIIFLHTGGAPALFAYKDFL, from the coding sequence ATGATCAAACAACAGCTCGCCCGTTTTGACCGCCTCGATCTGCTCGGCCACCCTACGCCACTGGAAAAACTCGAACGCCTGTCGACCTGGCTGGGTCGCGACCTCTATGTCAAACGCGATGACCTGACGCCGCTGGCCATGGGTGGCAACAAGCTGCGCAAGCTCGAATACCTGGCGGCCGATGCCCTGGCGCAAGGCGCAGACACGCTGATTACTGCAGGGGCGCTTCAATCCAACCACGTGCGCCAAACCGCCGCCGTGGCGGCCAGGCTTGGTCTGGGCTGTGTGGCACTGCTGGAAAATCCCCTTGGCACTGAAGACGCCAACTATGTGGGCAATGGCAATCGGCTGTTGCTGGACCTGTTCGATGCCAAGGTAGAGTTGGTAGAGAACCTGGATAACGCCGACGAACAATTGGAGGCGTTGGCCGCACGACTGCGCAGCAACGGCAAAAAGCCGTATCTGGTTCCGATTGGCGGCTCGAATGCGTTGGGCGCGTTGGGTTATGTACGCGCCGGGTTGGAACTGGCCGAGCAGATCAAGGACACCGGCATCACCTTCGCCGCGGTGGTTCTGGCCTCTGGCAGCGCCGGCACGCACAGTGGCCTGGCGCTGGCATTGAGCGAAGCGCTGCCGCAATTGCCGGTGATTGGCGTCACGGTTTCGCGCAGCGATGAAGATCAGCGACCGAAGGTCCAGGGCCTCGCCGAGCGGACGGCGAAATTGCTGGATGTGAGACTGCCTGCAAGTTTCAAAGTCGAACTGTGGGACGAATATTTCGGCCCGCGCTATGGCGAGCCAAATGCCGGAACACTGGCGGCGGTGAAACTGGTGGCGAGTCAGGAAGGTTTGCTGCTCGACCCCGTTTATACCGGCAAGGCCATGGCCGGGTTATTGGACGGAATTGGGCGTCAGCGTTTCGATGAGGGGCCGATTATCTTCCTGCACACCGGTGGGGCGCCGGCGTTGTTTGCCTATAAAGACTTTCTGTAA
- the tauC gene encoding taurine ABC transporter permease TauC: MSSYEIPAAAVKPGARVTAVRRSLSTRWISVLTLVALIAIWWAVTATGMIEPLFLPPPSTVLQKGWLLVTTGYMDSTLWQHLGASLGRIGLGLGFAILTAVPVGIAIGHNRIARGILDPLIEFYRPIPPLAYLPLIVIWCGIGELSKVLLIYLAIFAPIAIATATGVRTVDPARLRAAQSLGATRAQLIRHVILPSALPDILTGVRIGLGVGWSTLVAAELIAATSGLGFMVQSAAQFLVTDVVVLGILVIALIAFAMEMGLRALQRKLVPWHGQAH, encoded by the coding sequence ATGAGCAGCTATGAAATTCCCGCCGCGGCGGTGAAACCGGGCGCCAGGGTGACGGCAGTCCGTCGCAGCTTGAGCACGCGCTGGATCAGTGTGCTGACACTGGTCGCGCTCATTGCCATCTGGTGGGCCGTCACCGCCACTGGAATGATCGAACCGCTGTTCCTGCCGCCACCCTCCACCGTGCTGCAAAAAGGCTGGCTGCTGGTGACCACCGGCTACATGGACTCGACCCTGTGGCAACACCTGGGCGCAAGCCTGGGCCGGATCGGTCTGGGGCTGGGCTTCGCGATATTGACCGCGGTCCCGGTCGGTATCGCCATTGGCCACAATCGTATCGCCCGCGGCATTCTCGATCCGCTGATCGAGTTCTACCGCCCTATCCCGCCATTGGCCTACCTGCCGCTGATCGTGATCTGGTGCGGCATCGGTGAGTTGTCGAAGGTGTTGTTGATCTACCTGGCGATTTTCGCCCCGATCGCCATCGCGACCGCGACCGGTGTGCGCACCGTCGACCCGGCCAGGTTGCGCGCTGCGCAGTCGCTGGGCGCAACCCGGGCGCAGTTGATTCGCCATGTGATTTTGCCGAGTGCCTTGCCGGACATTTTGACCGGAGTGCGCATTGGTCTCGGCGTGGGTTGGTCGACGCTGGTCGCCGCCGAGTTGATCGCCGCCACCAGCGGCCTGGGCTTCATGGTGCAGTCAGCTGCGCAGTTCCTGGTCACCGATGTGGTGGTGCTGGGGATTCTGGTCATCGCCCTGATCGCCTTCGCCATGGAAATGGGCCTGCGCGCCCTGCAACGCAAACTGGTGCCGTGGCATGGCCAGGCTCACTGA
- the betT gene encoding choline transporter BetT — MNPPVFYFSASFILLFGIVVIVMPEQAGAWLLAAQNWAANTVGWYYMLAMTLYLVFVVVTALSGYGKIKLGADHDEPEFSYLSWAGMLFAAGISITLFFFCVSEPLTHLAQPPQGEAGTADAARQAMQILFLHWGLHGWGVFAFVGMALAYFAYRHNLPLALRSALYPLIGKRINGPIGYAVDGFGIIATVFGLGADMGFGVLHLNSGLDYLFGIAHTQWIQVGLITLMMGAAILVAVSGVDKGVRVMSDINMLLACALLLFVLFAGPTQHLLNTLIQNIGDYLGALPMKSFDLYAYDKPSDWLGGWTVFYWAWWIAWSPFVGLFIARISRGRTIREFVFGVLLIPLGFTLAWMSIFGNSAIDQVLNHGMSALGMSAIENPSMTLYLLLETYPWSKTVIAVTVFISFVFFVTSADSGTVVLSTLSAKGGNPDEDGPKWLRVFWGAMTALVTSALLFSGSIDALKSAVVLTSLPFSLILLLMMWGLHKAFYLESQKQIAQLHSLAPVSGSRRGGWRQRLSQAVHFPSRDEVYRFLETTVRPAIEEVTAVFAEKGLHVVAQPDPANDSVSLEIGHGEQHPFIYQVQMRGYFTPSFARGGMGSKELNNRRYYRAEVHLSEGSQDYDLVGYTKEQVINDILDQYERHMQFLHLVR, encoded by the coding sequence ATGAATCCGCCGGTGTTTTACTTTTCGGCGAGTTTCATTCTGTTGTTCGGCATCGTCGTGATTGTCATGCCCGAACAAGCCGGTGCCTGGTTGCTGGCAGCGCAAAACTGGGCGGCCAATACGGTCGGCTGGTACTACATGCTCGCGATGACCCTGTATCTGGTCTTCGTGGTGGTCACCGCCTTGTCCGGCTACGGCAAGATCAAGCTCGGTGCCGACCACGACGAACCCGAATTCAGTTACCTGTCCTGGGCCGGCATGTTGTTCGCCGCCGGGATCAGCATCACGCTGTTTTTCTTTTGTGTGTCCGAACCGCTGACCCACCTGGCGCAACCGCCTCAGGGTGAGGCGGGTACCGCGGACGCGGCGCGTCAGGCGATGCAGATTCTGTTTCTGCACTGGGGCCTGCACGGCTGGGGCGTGTTCGCCTTCGTCGGCATGGCGCTGGCTTACTTCGCCTATCGCCATAACCTGCCGCTGGCGCTGCGCTCGGCGCTCTATCCGCTGATCGGCAAGCGCATCAACGGTCCGATCGGTTACGCGGTGGATGGCTTCGGCATCATTGCCACGGTGTTCGGCCTCGGCGCGGACATGGGCTTTGGCGTATTGCACCTCAACTCGGGGCTGGACTACCTGTTTGGCATCGCTCATACCCAGTGGATTCAGGTCGGCCTGATCACGCTGATGATGGGCGCGGCGATCCTGGTGGCCGTGTCCGGGGTCGATAAAGGCGTGCGGGTGATGTCCGACATCAACATGCTGCTGGCCTGTGCCCTGCTGTTGTTCGTGCTGTTCGCCGGGCCCACCCAGCACTTGCTCAACACCCTGATCCAGAACATCGGTGATTACCTCGGCGCCTTGCCGATGAAGAGTTTCGACCTCTACGCCTACGACAAACCCAGTGACTGGCTGGGCGGCTGGACAGTGTTCTACTGGGCCTGGTGGATCGCATGGTCGCCGTTCGTGGGCCTGTTTATCGCGCGGATTTCCCGTGGCCGGACCATCCGTGAATTCGTCTTCGGCGTGCTGCTGATTCCGCTGGGCTTTACCCTGGCCTGGATGTCGATCTTCGGCAACAGCGCCATCGATCAAGTGCTCAATCACGGGATGAGCGCGCTGGGCATGTCGGCCATCGAGAATCCGTCGATGACCCTTTACCTGCTGCTGGAAACCTACCCGTGGAGCAAAACCGTGATCGCGGTCACGGTGTTCATCAGCTTCGTGTTCTTCGTCACCTCGGCCGACTCCGGCACCGTGGTGCTGTCGACGCTGTCAGCCAAGGGCGGCAATCCGGATGAAGACGGGCCGAAATGGTTACGGGTGTTCTGGGGCGCAATGACCGCACTGGTGACCAGTGCGCTGCTGTTCTCCGGCAGCATCGATGCACTGAAGTCAGCGGTGGTGCTGACCTCCTTGCCGTTCTCGTTGATTCTGCTGCTGATGATGTGGGGGCTGCACAAGGCGTTCTATCTGGAATCTCAGAAGCAGATCGCGCAGCTGCATTCCCTGGCTCCGGTATCCGGCTCGCGCCGTGGCGGTTGGCGTCAGCGCTTGAGTCAGGCGGTGCATTTCCCGTCGCGGGATGAGGTTTACCGCTTCCTTGAAACCACGGTGCGTCCGGCGATTGAAGAGGTGACGGCGGTATTCGCCGAGAAGGGTTTGCACGTGGTTGCGCAGCCCGATCCGGCCAATGACAGCGTCAGCCTGGAAATCGGCCATGGCGAGCAGCATCCGTTCATCTATCAGGTGCAGATGCGTGGTTATTTCACGCCGTCCTTCGCCCGTGGCGGCATGGGTTCCAAGGAACTCAACAACCGTCGTTACTACCGGGCTGAAGTGCATTTGAGCGAGGGCAGTCAGGACTACGATCTGGTGGGTTACACCAAAGAGCAGGTCATCAACGACATCCTCGACCAGTACGAGCGGCACATGCAGTTTTTGCATTTGGTACGTTGA
- the tcyJ gene encoding cystine ABC transporter substrate-binding protein, whose product MNFSALRRNLLVGSLGLALSAGLLGQAVAGEQLQKIKDAGVINVGLEGTYPPFSFVDADGKLAGFEVEFSEALAKELGVKVKLQPTKWDGILAALESKRLDAVVNQVTISEERKKKYDFSEPYTVSGIQALVLTKNKDTIKTAADLAGKKVGVGLGTNYEQWLKDNQPKAIIKTYDDDPTKFQDLRVGRIDAILIDRLAALEYAKKAKDTVAAGEAFSRQEAGIALRKGEPELLAAVNKAIDKLRADGTLKKLSEKYFSADVTQ is encoded by the coding sequence ATGAATTTTTCCGCACTACGTCGAAACCTGCTGGTCGGTTCGCTCGGCCTGGCGCTCAGCGCCGGCCTGTTGGGGCAAGCGGTTGCCGGTGAGCAGCTGCAAAAAATCAAGGACGCCGGCGTGATCAACGTGGGTCTGGAAGGCACTTACCCTCCGTTCAGTTTCGTCGACGCCGACGGCAAACTGGCCGGCTTCGAAGTCGAGTTCTCCGAAGCCCTGGCCAAAGAGCTGGGCGTGAAGGTCAAACTGCAACCGACCAAATGGGACGGCATTCTTGCAGCTCTGGAATCCAAGCGTCTGGACGCTGTGGTCAACCAGGTGACCATTTCCGAAGAGCGCAAGAAGAAGTATGACTTCTCCGAGCCGTACACCGTTTCCGGGATACAGGCGCTGGTTCTGACCAAGAACAAAGACACCATCAAGACCGCCGCCGATCTCGCCGGCAAGAAAGTCGGTGTAGGCCTGGGCACCAACTACGAACAATGGCTCAAGGACAACCAACCGAAAGCCATCATCAAGACCTATGACGATGATCCGACCAAGTTCCAGGATCTGCGCGTCGGCCGCATCGACGCCATTCTGATCGACCGCCTCGCCGCACTGGAATACGCCAAGAAGGCCAAGGACACTGTCGCCGCCGGCGAAGCGTTCTCCCGTCAGGAAGCCGGTATTGCCCTGCGCAAAGGCGAGCCTGAGTTGTTGGCTGCGGTGAACAAAGCCATCGACAAGCTGCGGGCCGACGGTACGCTGAAAAAGCTTTCGGAAAAGTACTTCAGCGCTGACGTCACTCAATAA
- the tauD gene encoding taurine dioxygenase yields MSNLTIVPLSSALGAQISGVDISQPLNLEQREAIEQALLRHQVLFFRDQPIEPQQQARFAACFGDLHIHPIYPNVPEQPEVLILDTAVTDVRDNAIWHTDVTFLPTPAMGAVLSAKLLPAFGGDTLWASGIAAYEALSAPMKTLLEGLTATHDFTRSFPLERFGDTAEALAQWEDARRKNPPLSHPVIRTHPVSGRRSLFVNEGFTSKINELSDTESEVILKFLFAHATRPEFTIRWRWQKDDVAFWDNRVTQHFAVDDYRPARRVMQRATVLGDVPFFR; encoded by the coding sequence ATGAGCAACTTGACGATTGTCCCCCTCAGCTCGGCCCTCGGCGCGCAAATCAGCGGCGTCGACATCAGCCAGCCACTGAACCTGGAGCAGCGCGAAGCCATCGAGCAGGCGCTGCTCAGACATCAGGTGCTGTTTTTCCGCGACCAGCCGATCGAGCCGCAGCAACAGGCGCGTTTTGCAGCCTGTTTCGGCGACCTGCACATACATCCGATCTACCCGAACGTGCCGGAACAGCCGGAAGTGCTGATCCTCGATACCGCCGTCACCGACGTGCGTGACAACGCGATCTGGCACACCGACGTGACCTTCCTGCCGACCCCGGCCATGGGCGCGGTGCTCAGCGCCAAATTGCTGCCGGCGTTTGGTGGCGACACGCTGTGGGCCAGCGGCATTGCCGCATATGAAGCGTTGTCCGCGCCAATGAAGACCTTGCTTGAAGGGCTGACGGCCACTCACGACTTCACCCGCTCGTTCCCGCTGGAACGTTTTGGCGATACGGCCGAAGCGCTGGCCCAGTGGGAGGACGCGCGCAGGAAAAATCCGCCGTTGTCGCACCCGGTGATTCGCACGCACCCGGTGAGCGGGCGCCGCTCGCTCTTCGTCAACGAAGGGTTCACGTCGAAGATCAATGAGCTGTCGGACACCGAAAGCGAGGTGATTCTGAAGTTTCTGTTTGCCCATGCAACACGCCCGGAATTCACCATTCGCTGGCGCTGGCAGAAGGATGACGTGGCGTTCTGGGACAACCGCGTAACCCAGCATTTCGCGGTCGATGATTACCGGCCGGCGCGACGGGTGATGCAGCGGGCGACGGTGTTGGGGGATGTGCCGTTTTTCAGGTGA